The following DNA comes from Ricinus communis isolate WT05 ecotype wild-type chromosome 10, ASM1957865v1, whole genome shotgun sequence.
TATCTTACCAAGCAAATGGCACAAGTTAGAGAATAATCTAGCTTAATAGAATTTGGAAGCGTGAGTGTGATGACAGGTTCTGTAGCATTAAGATCACACGAGAAATAACCACAGAATTCTCCACCATCTAAgccattaaaattcaaataaaatgctCCCAACTCAATTAGCCAAGGTGATTGCAAAAGCTCTATGTGCTCAGCCCGTAACTTGGACTTGAAGTTCTTGCCATTGACAGATCTATGCACCTACATTGATCACTACAAATCATCaactctcttcttttttttaagcaATCACAACGGGAAAGTAACAACTAAAAATGGATTGATCGACCAATAAGCTTTAGCTCAGTGGTATTAGGGCATACTTTATCGTATTTCTTTAGGATCTTGAGGATAGCAATTGAATTCATGGTAACATATTTAATCAGCATTCTCCCTTCTTCTACCATAGCTTGCTGATCGTTTCTGAAGCAATGCCGTAGCCTGAGTGCATATCTCTGCATTCCTTTCGCAACATGGAGATGAAGAAGATGTCTAACTCTTGAACTAAAACATCCAGCTATATCTGAAGCTTCTTTCATCAGTTCAGTAAAGAACATCTGATCACACActacaaaacaaaacaaaacaaaaattcgAGCATTAGCATGCAAACAGACATTCAGTCAGTATTCGAttatattttgtattctttGCCATCGGGAAATGTGAAagatcaaaaagaaaaggaaagaaaagaaagaagaaaaacttaCATGGGCAAGATTGACACTGGCACCACTGAGATAATGTAGAAGAATtctgtattttattttcttgaaccTGTTGTTCAGTTATCCAagaattattatcattattatgtAAGCCTTGACAAATCCTGCAACTTTTTAAGACTTTTTTAAGTCTTTTATACTCGACATGAGAGCATTTATCTAAAAGCCATTCTTGATCTCCATGCAAATACTCCATGAATGTCTCTCCAAACTTCATCTTCTCCACaatgataatatataattaaacacttacaaatttatataaaaatctaaaacaaACAGCACTACTTGAATTCTGATAAAACAATTTGCACTTAAAAGCCCcaccaaaaaagagaaagtaagAGTGAGAGATGAAAACAGGAAAGAAATGCGAAAAGGGTATGGCTGGAATCTGAGGAATACCCTCTAAGAAAGGAGAGTTAATAAAGAAGgaggaggagaagaagaattagtcataaatcaataaaaaggtTTAAATTAAGGCCGTTTAGTGGTTTAAACCGTAAGGAAAGAGGGCCGCGCTATTCTCGGGATTTACAACGCCAATGGGATAAAAAAGATGGGCCTTTGGTTGTAGATATATGTATTGCATGATTCGCACGTGTTCGAATTCTAAAGTCCACTCTGACAAGTTACCTTTGGGTCAGTCATATTTAGAGCAGCTTCTTCTTTTAGACAGGCCAAAAAGTTATGGATAAGTATCTAAAAACTTTTAGAATTGATggattttcatatttaatttaagttgaatatagtaaattatatctatatcttaatccaaaaattttaatataataatttttattgcataataaattttaattattattttaatttaataattaaaattatatttaaatttatttaatttcaacaCAATCTATTTTTACAGtccatatatttatatagaacATACTCTTTAATTTATAGCCAAAGTCGTAATactttaattcaaattttacatttaataaTGTTCATTAATTGGATTTTTTATGTTCTCGTGTTATCTATTATCTATTAATCTTTtcaattactaattttttaaatcaatcaattaatttatattttttaatttaaattattttaaaatatgtacttaatatacaattcaaatttatatataattttataattttttattaatatattaattaataaattatattcataattaaatataaattttaatattaagaaatagaaaattaattatattttaatattatattaattaataaataattttttaataaaataattatactgATTCTATTCTAAAAAGATAGTagtacattaattatattttaatattatattaactaataaataattttttaatcagataataatattaattctattctaagaattagtatattaattatattttaatattatagtaactaataaattagtttataattagataataattctaatacataaaataatatttttaattatattcttaatattatatttgataatagattaaatatataataattttttattttaaaaaatactaatatcaattatattggtATGTCactttataatattaaaattaattaataaataatttttatattattgtattaataaaattttaaaaaataaaaatatttaaaatagtgaattgttattattttttaaaatcttgtaaaataatattatatattaaaatttttattaaattgtatctctCAGTTTACTGTATAGTAATTGTTGATAAAGTAAAACTGAAATAGAGAATAAGGTAAAAAATTGATAGTGAGAAGGAAAGTTTTTGTAACGAAAATATAGtgataaaatagaatataaacACATATAATTGagtgtaaaattaaaatcacaaGTTTAGAGACCAACGTGTGTATCCAATTATTATGAATACAAGGaataaagtatttattaaGTATTGTCTAGTAGTGTTTGTGGGATGTAGTAAATATAAAAGGGAAAAGGTGTTTTTTTGCTTCGACATGTGCAAATTAGTTCTTAAATTTGAACTCTTAATTCCTTATAATGTATTAATTCTGGATGCAATTGAACTATTAACTTTGAGAAATGTACTAATTCAAACTCCTCATTAATAGACAAGGTAAATATCTGTTCAAATAAGGGATGTGGCaatctctttttaatttaaaacgAATTGAGATCCACGTTATGGCTGCATCACCTACTCATTATTGccatgattttctttcttttacacACTCTCTATTTATTGTCTTTTATCCTCTAaaaactttttcttcttaagtttttcttaagaacCAAAAGTACCCTTTTCTTCCTCCATCTCTAACATGCTCTTCTTAATCATAAGAGAATGCTTAGTTCAACAGTTGAAAATATGATCATGGCATaagtttatttgttaattttggaTTAAAGGGCAGTAGAAATGAGATTAGAAACTAACTATGAAGAACAATCTTGAGTACCAAGTGTCAAAAGCTTAAGGAGCTCATATAAGACACCCACAAATCTAATTCTTGAGGAGTtccatatattatatattggtGCTGATAAAACTATGGGTGGATGAGAAAGAGAAACTGCAGAGGAAATGGAGTTAAAGGGTATGATATATTGGAGTAGTTAAAAAAAGGATTCTTTTACTtacaatcttttttttttttttttgtgattgaaataaaaaaacgCTTTTAGTTCAGCTTGGTCAAATGTGGGTCtccaaaatttaatatcatagGTTCAAATCTTATAAAACGTAAttctgtttttgttttctttagtcaaactttatacaaaaaaatagaaaatcaatttgaatttgatctcttatagatttttttttttaaaaaaagaagaaatcaaaagaaaaaagtattaattaattaattaaaagccCAACTAATCATTACAATAAGTAATAGGAATTAAACCTAAAACAATTCCATATAAAAAAGCTTCAATCATCtcaatttatttgaatattaatttatattgctcatagattttgataaacaagaataaaaagttaatacaTTAAAGAACTAGAAAAATGgaatatctttcttttttttgacaCCCTAGACTTTTTGCATCAAactttagaaataaaaatacatattctctcaatatgaaataatatttataggtattttaataaaaagaaaagataatatttttaaaaaactattaaattacAAGGCCCAAAAGGCAGATTGATCAAATTGAACATGACCTTAAAAAAGATCAGTCTTCTACAATCCCCTCCTTTACATCAGCAGCCTCCGAGACAGTGCCCAAATCGTAACGTTTTTCGTGCGGGTCGGTGAAATAGACATGTCTGTGAAGATGCGGACTACCTGCACCTGGACAGAAAGACCCTATAAAGCTTCACTGTTCCTTGGGATTGGCTTTGGGCCTTTCTTGCGCAGCTTAGGTGGAAGGCGAAGAAGGCTCCCCTTCCGGGGGGGTCCGAGCCATCAGTGAGATACCACTCTGAAAGAGCTAGAATTCTAACCTTGTGTCAGGACCTACGGGCCAAGGGACAGTCTCAGGTAGACAGTTTCTATGGGGTGTAGGCCTCCCAAAAGGTAACGGAGACATGCAGAGGTTTCCTCgggaataagagaaaaaaacaaatagaaaatcattcataaatattcacgATATGTTTCCCATGGTAACTGGGTTCATGAATTATGGGCAACAAACCATACGAGTTGCACGGTATATTGGTCAAAGTTTCATGATTACCTTATCCCATGCAAATCGTTTACCTGTAACTATTCAATATccttatgaaaaattaatcacATCGGTGCTAGATGTAGCTTTTCCCCCGGGAAAGATGCCTAATATTTACAACACTTCGGTAGTTAAGGGTCAAGATACTATTGGTCAAGAAATTAATGTGACTTGTGAAGTACAACAATTATTAGGAAATAATCGAGTTCGGGCTGTAGCTATGAGTGCTACAGATGGTCTAATGAGAGGAATGGAAGTGATTATATAGCAGTATTTGAAAACATATCTTGAGGGCGCCCTAAAGCACTCATGGTATCATTATGAATATATCAACCAAAACTGTGAAAGCCTAAAAATATACATACCCAATTGAGATGTGATATGATTGCATCGCGATGCTTCAGGACATGATCTATTTATACCTATAAAAGCTATTAGATTCATTATGTAAGGTATGActacaaaaagagaaaaaagtcGAGCTACAAGAAAAATTCCTGCCGCTACCATAGTAGCAGCATGTATTAGAGCCGAAATAGGAGTAGGCCCTTCCATGGCATCCGATAACCATACATGGATCACGAAATTTTTGTGGTCTTCTCTATCTAATGAATGGGAAGATAAGGCTAAGCGGAGCGAAAAGGATTTTCCATGAGATGTGAAATGAAAACTATTCACCCCACACGAGGTTTGTGAATAAGTGGTTGTCTGATAATAAGCAAGGAATATCCGTCTTTCTGCTAAACAGGGTGTATTGAACTCATAATACATTAGATACTTTTTATGAATGTCAACTAAGTATCGTAAATAAATTGCTCCATTCTTGATCAACTTAATAACCAGAGTCattatttgataaatgatCACTATGAGTCAGACTCAATAGAATTTGATCAATCCTTTTCTATGTCGTTAAGGTGGAGAACTAAATCAagaattctctttctttatcatCAATCGAATCACTGTTCACGACCAAGGATTCTATTTTATCATCAATCCAATCACCGTtcatgttttttctttttcttatcaatGAATAAATCTCTTTACTTGTATGACTTAGATGTCTCGTATTTCTCGAAAAAGTGATTCGATTGATGAGATTTGGTGTGATACTTATGAGATCGATGAGAttgatattcaaaaatttcttcttaGAACGTATTGATTTAACCTCATAAGTGGGACCACCACCCCATAGCATGTTGCCGCTAGAAGCAGAACCCCGCATTTCTTCTAGAAAATCTCTTAATTGTTCTAGAGAAACtagaaaaagattatttaaCCAGAAAGAATTCAGTTCAGATGTAGGATACCTATCCAGAATTTTTCGCAACTCAATCATGTATCGGACACCCATATTCCAGGACTATACAACCCGGTTACATGGAAAGCGCCAAACCCAAAGCAAGCCACCCATGAGAGAAATAAATGAATTCCAAAGATCTTTGGCAAATCCAAAGAAGGTTTTCCTGTACATTCATCACAAAATATTTCTAGATCCCAATACACCCAATGCCAAATAGCTGCCAAGAAGCACAAGCCAAAAAACACAATATGCGCCCCAGCCACGCCTTCATAACTCCAAATACCCGGATTCGTTATAGTTCCTCCTGTGATACTCCAACCACCCCCCTTTTTTAGATACAGATTTAAATTAAACCATcaaagatttaaaataaaataaataggtaaaaaaaattcaatttttcagATAGACTATCAGATAGACTAAAGAATTGTCTAAACTAAAGAATTGTCACTGAAATTAATTATGGATATTCtatgttaaatattaaaattaagcgAGGgatgacaatttttttttacattacaAAATCGGAAACAAAGgtgttaataaaataaaatgctaaaaatacatacatataaacattttttcattttatgaaTAGTTTATTTGACTTGACTTGattctttctaaaaaaatttcctAAAGTAAAGCAAAAGGTGAATAGGATATATGAATCAATCCCATCCCAATTGTCAGATAGATTCTCAATTGTTAGATAGATTtagaattattcattaaagacaaagataaaatatatgaaaaatgagGCTAGTTAAAAGAAACTACATATGTTTCATATGTAGtttctttgtttgttttaattttcacaAGCACCGACGAAGGCATTGAAATAGATATCTTCCATTACTAATACTAAATAACTCCTATCTACTtcccaaattaaattatatgggAGATGTTAAATGATAAATCAAACAAGGAAAGATCCTATATATTCAcctcttaaaaagaaaagaacttaAATCAAAATACTTAATAGCATGGCGATACATTTATACAAAACTTCTACCCCGAGCACACGCAATGGAGAGTAATGATCATACGTCTGTAATGCATTGTATGTCCCATAATAGCTCTCATTCTTCTTCCCTTTCCCGGGAGTCGATGGCTATTCATAGCTATTACCTTGACACCAAAGAAGAGTTCGACCCAATGCTTTATTTTTGTCCTAGTTGATCCTGATTCGACATTAAAagtatattgatttttttccAATAACTGAATACTTTTGTCTGTAAATACTGCATATTTGATTCCATCcataaatctattttcttcCCTATGAGTTCTAGTCTCAATAAGAATGCTAGTTCTTACTGTTCATATGTTATGATATGAGTATACCACACCATGTACGGATGATGAGATTCCATTGATACAGAGCCAATTCTAGTAGACTTATTGGAGGGTCCCATTGGCGTGCATCCAGTAGGAATTGAACCTACGAATTCGCCAATTATGAGTTGGGCGCTTTAACCATTCAGCCATGGATGCTTAGCGGGGATCCTCGTACATGGTGAATAACCAAATTCCAATTGAAATGAAATCTTTAGGATAAATCAATGCAATTTAGAAGGAATTAGTGAAAGGACATCAATTCAAATCCTGGATTTTCGAATTGAAAGAGATCAAGAATTCTCTCTATTTCTTAGATTCATGGACCCAATTTAATTCCGTGGGATCTTTCATTCACATTTTTTTCCATCAAGAACATTTTATAAAACTCTTGAACTCCTGAATTTGGAGTATCTTACTTTCACACAATTCACAGGGTTCAACAAGCAATCGATATTTCACGATCAAGGGTGTAGTACTATTTGTAGTAGTGGTCCTTATATATCGTATTAGCAATCGAAAGATGGTCGAAAGAAAAAATCTCTATTTGACAGGGCTTCTTCCTAATTCCATTGGACCTAGAAATGATACCTGGTGTATCTGAGATACCTAGTGTCTAAAAGTGACATACGGACCGTAACTGGTAAATCCATCCTGCCATGATAAGAGAGGACTAGCTTGACAGCTCCAAGATGGAGATGTGTGTATCCCTGTTTCTTCCATTGTTCTATAAAGGAAGTGGGAATCTCAAGAGTAACATACTGCTCTTGAGTGGTAGAAGTAATGGAACATTGTaaaagagaggaatattgaaCATACTCCTTAACAGATAAGGGTTGTTTGTGGATGATTTGGTTAAAAGTTTTTCGGACAAAGTTCTGTTTCTTGAAAATGTTATATGGGTTGATAATGGGTACAAGAGTATTTTCTATTTGGACACTTTcaggaatatgagaaatttccACAAGATGGTCGATTTTATTAGAGATAGTTTTTCTGCAAGAAGGAGAGAGTTGTAGAGTGGAGGTATGAGGAGTGATTTCTGTAGTCATGATAGCTAGATTTCTCTTCTCTATCACCAAGGCTTTGATACCAATTGTAGCCGAGAGCTGCTCATTCTAATAATTCTCATactgtaaactcaaggcaagataaatcctcaagctaagaccaTATAGAGGCACATTTGCCATGAGAAGTCTTTGTGCTCTTTTGGATTCTTGTAGCCTAGAGCTGCTCATTCTAATGATTCTCATACTGTAAAGTCAAGGCAAGATAAATTCTCAAGCTAAGACCGTATAGAGTCACCTTTGCTATGAGAGGTCTTTGTACTCTTTTGGATTCTTATAGCCGAGTTAGTCCTTTTGAATTATAGAAGAACATATCGTGCAAGCAAATAGCTCATAGCCAATggatcgagaggaagagatgaagaatttagaaagccatgagaagaatattatattgatagatgATAGAAAAACTTACTTACTTCCATTACTCTCGACTTCTCTTTATATAGAGAAGCCTAAATACAACAAGACAGAAAAGATAAGGTGGGAATCTTATCTTTCACACATGTCTTCCtaagaagaaaagatgagATTTCCCACTTATAAAAGGATAAGACCTATCCTTTAAAAGACAGAAAATAATACACTAATAGGATGAAAAAGATAAGATTGGAATCTCATCTTTTTACATCTTTACATTTTGAATTATGGAGGAGAGATATAGTCTTTATTGCCAGCTCACGGACCACTATCATCGTCCATGGGTTGAGAATCTTGCATAATGGCATCTTTCTGTTCAGTGGTCAGACTTGGATCATCTAGTGGGGTCGGCAGTATAGATAAGACAGATTGTTCAATAATGGAGTGTTCAGTCCATAGATGTCCATTGTAAGTGCAAACAAGTGGTGTAGAAATATTGGTCCTTTCTAAATCATTTCTTAATTGTAGAGTGTGCTTCAAATCCCTTGTTATTGGCGGAGGAGCAAGATGTAAGGGCATTTCAATTGTTCTCCAATAATGACAGATGTTTTGGGTGGCATAAGTGTCTTCTGAGAGCTTAAAGTAAGGCCTGTGAAGGATATAGATGGTATGATATCCTGAAGCCTTGAAGTCATTGTCTGTGAACAATTTGTTTTCATgaatgattttgaggagatTCTTTTTCCATTAATACGGGGTCTTGAACCAAGTGAGATATTTCCATGGATATGTTCCTGCATTTGTATCAATATTGAAGAAGTATAGGAGGTCCATGACTGATACTTCTATAGCATAATAACAAACCGTGGAAAAACATTTGTATCAATATTGAAGAAGTATAGGAGGTCCATAACTCGTACTTCTATAGCATAATAACAAACCTTGGAAAGATACCAGAGAAACCATaattcacttttattttttaaatatttcttaaatgcagccaatattttttattttttaaattgttaatattaataaaaatatatatttttaataaaataataaatcaaaatttaactAGATATTCTATGCACATAACAAATtgcttaaatatatatatatatatatatatatatatatatatatatatattaattttatttaaattaaaattaatttttaattaaaatttttaatctgtTTATAAACGttataacattttattagatgtaatactatttataaaattaataattcattaatgGTTTAGATTAAATAcatgtaaaattataaaaaataaaaataaaaataaaataaaatattaaatattaaaaaaaaatatgcagtattttttatataaaaacctctaaaataaaagaaaacaaatacgatagttcttttttaactttgcctaaaagaaaataaaaaagaaaatctctgCAGGCCCCATCGGATCAACGACTGCGATTGCTGTGAAAAGGAAAGACTGTATCACGCTTAACCTGGACCTGctaccattttatttttccttcctcctcttcttcttccattCGCTCGGGCTTCTATCTCTCAATCTACTGTACTCTGATTTGCACCTCCGTACTCTGTAAGTTTAtatctttgtttttatttaaaagaaaaaaaattgattcttTTAGCATTTCTgttgattatattaattatacttctGTTATATTACTGCCAGCTGGGTTTACAATTAGTCgtttagattaaatttttgGTATATATGATATTAGATGTTTGAAAAGTTGAACTGAGACGAAATTTGCAATCATTTACCTATGTAATTACAATTAAAAGGGGAACCCTTTTTGCTGTTCCTAATATATCAAAATCACCTGCTCCCTATTGGGTATGCTTTTCcctaacttttttttttagataagATTGTTAATTATGTTGCTTTTACACGGTTTTAATTCAAGCAACTGGGTAATCCCTTATTTTATGGAGCCATCTAATTTTAACGGTTTCTCTTGTTCAGTTTTATTATCATCTGAGTTTATTTGTGGGGTGTTCTTTAATGCTCTGGGGTTCAGTGCATGATGAAGGAAATTCTTGGTTGTTACATGGGCTCTGCTTGATAAAAAACGTGGGAAATGTAGCTGCTGAAAGCGAGTAGTTAGATATAGCCAATATTCTGATGTCCTTTGAAGTTGCAGAACAATTTACTGGATGcgtattttataattgtttattatttctaGAAACAATTGGCAAATCGTTTCTGTTTTCCATGAT
Coding sequences within:
- the LOC8259807 gene encoding probable E3 ubiquitin-protein ligase BAH1-like produces the protein MKFGETFMEYLHGDQEWLLDKCSHVEYKRLKKVLKSCRICQGLHNNDNNSWITEQQVQENKIQNSSTLSQWCQCQSCPLCDQMFFTELMKEASDIAGCFSSRVRHLLHLHVAKGMQRYALRLRHCFRNDQQAMVEEGRMLIKYVTMNSIAILKILKKYDKVHRSVNGKNFKSKLRAEHIELLQSPWLIELGAFYLNFNGLDGGEFCGYFSCDLNATEPVITLTLPNSIKLDYSLTCAICLETVFNPYALSCGHLFCKSCACSAASVLIFQGLKTANPDKKCPVCREAGVYANSVHMLELDLLLKTRCKDHWKERMFAERAEIVKQTKDYWDLQTKYAIGY
- the LOC125371386 gene encoding ATP synthase subunit beta, chloroplastic-like, whose amino-acid sequence is MFPMVTGFMNYGQQTIRVARYIGQSFMITLSHANRLPVTIQYPYEKLITSVLDVAFPPGKMPNIYNTSVVKGQDTIGQEINVTCEVQQLLGNNRVRAVAMSATDGLMRGMEVII